In Ptychodera flava strain L36383 chromosome 17, AS_Pfla_20210202, whole genome shotgun sequence, one genomic interval encodes:
- the LOC139116153 gene encoding LOW QUALITY PROTEIN: zinc finger protein 271-like (The sequence of the model RefSeq protein was modified relative to this genomic sequence to represent the inferred CDS: deleted 2 bases in 1 codon): MASAIPTAEWEYSNPNHAGAVLGKLNELRLQAFSTDVVLCISEKQFPCHQVVLASCCNFFMGFFYEKTQSQETAAMMLEDINTDLFELFLEYLYTGSAKLTAQNINDVLKIAERFEVDSLVQGCKEYMQKEDTDSQRSKPAKSAMQLFSEVGGSAVPSSECDLSEKSKERKDKEDKQLEPDGGKEAQKALLPDSEEAAANGEEDTGEVRQESEARLNEEQDHDYFGSGGQNAGLDHDYGGDDDDDDDDDDYDIAGSDADDSTVSVAEPREGKRRRKQTPHAKLYMESLKRSNRKAARPKAPKMCDKCDKTFTTSSNYWKHMKNIHKVSFADVKGKPGKGVLQRKAPMPSDTSHKSSESSDGKVESPAKAAKAAKPAKPAQEAEATEKQEETEKAGAEQKERKFKCSHCHKSFPSNEGLIKHERVHTGEKPYECPDCKIGFSISSNFYKHMRMKHGVDTNTARIEILGKTASGSGCRQHLQRKLRDCALCGISFKSVKGLKQHIREIHPNDLDSFKPPTYNCEFCGKSFKWHSALKDHRNVHTGEKPYSCSLCGKHFKFSQSVKFHKKRVHEKSRPYKCHLCDKHFSVLANLKMHQVCHTRERRFLCDLCGKAFAYPQSLALHRRSHIAERTLQCDICNKKFKLKKQLMSHKQYAHISDKVPCEICGKLFSKLYIEKHKIHHMTEPQHECDECGKKFRLQKGLKTHKQTVHSSERPYVCDICRRSFKDRYLLKKHQLLHSRPYSCGECKQGFNTYETLEKHLKTHKRKHSCKKCFHSFNRMDLLEKHLKVCTVVETEEVYPTSISQVAAQLDQQTVAQTAPQTVPQTVPQTVPQTAQSILNIIQTGMQGQGDQTHTIMIPVHTDIDVIAAVASLQEVTTSN, encoded by the exons ATGGCATCAGCAATACCAACTGCAGAATGGGAGTACAGTAACCCTAACCATGCCGGCGCTGTCTTGGGTAAATTAAATGAACTGCGTTTGCAGGCATTTTCCACAGATGTAGTACTCTGCATTTCTGAAAAGCAATTCCCTTGTCACCAGGTTGTGCTGGCAAGCTGCTGCAACTTCTTTATGGGTTTCTTCTATGAGAAGACTCAAAGCCAGGAGACGGCCGCAATGATGCTTGAGGATATCAACACCGACCTCTTTGAGCTCTTTCTAGAATACTTGTACACCGGAAGTGCCAAACTTACTGCTCAAAATATCAATGATGTTCTTAAAATAGCTGAACGCTTTGAGGTTGATTCCCTTGTCCAGGGATGTAAGGAGTACATGCAGAAGGAAGATACCGACAGCCAAAGATCGAAACCTGCAAAGAGTGCCATGCAGCTGTTTTCAGAAGTTGGAGGGAGTGCTGTTCCAAGTTCAGAGTGTGATCTCAGTGAAAAGTCCAAAGAGAGAAAAGACAAAGAAGACAAACAGCTTGAACCAGATGGTGGAAAGGAGGCACAGAAGGCTTTGTTACCAGACAGTGAAGAGGCTGCTGCAAATGGTGAAGAGGATACAGGTGAGGTGCGCCAGGAATCGGAAGCGAGATTAAATGAAGAACAAGATCATGATTACTTTGGTTCAGGTGGTCAGAATGCTGGTCTTGATCATGAttatggtggtgatgatgatgatgatgatgatgatgatgactatgACATTGCAGGCAGTGATGCCGATGACTCTACAGTTTCTGTAGCAGAGCCTAGAGAAGGGAAAAGAAGGAGAAAACAGACACCCCATGCCAAGTTGTACATGGAAAGCCTTAAACGCAGCAACAGAAAGGCAGCTCGCCCAAAAGCTCCAAAGATGTGTGACAAATGTGACAAGACTTTTACCACCAGTTCAAATTATTGGAAGCATATGAAAAACATTCATAAGGTATCTTTTGCAGACGTCAAAGGCAAACCTGGTAAAGGAGTGTTGCAAAGAAAAGCCCCCATGCCA TCTGATACCAGTCACAAATCTTCGGAATCCTCTGATGGAAAGGTGGAGTCGCCAGCCAAGGCTGCCAAGGCTGCCAAGCCAGCAAAACCAGCCCAGGAGGCAGAGGCTACAGAAAAGCAAGAAGAGACAGAAAAGGCTGGAGCAGAACAGAAAGAACGAAAATTCAAATGCTCACACTGCCACAAATCATTTCCTTCAAATGAGGGCCTTATTAAACATGAACGAGTTCACACAGGGGAAAAGCCATATGAGTGTCCAGATTGCAAGATAGGATTTTCGATATcctcaaatttctacaaacaCATGCGCATGAAGCATGGTGTAGACACAAACACTGCACGCATAGAAATCTTAGGAAAAACGGCAAGTGGCTCAGGATGCCGGCAACATTTACAGAGGAAGTTGCGCGATTGTGCACTTTGTggaatttctttcaaatctgtgaAAGGTTTGAAGCAGCATATTCGTGAGATCCACCCGAACGATTTAGATTCATTCAAACCGCCAACTTATAACTGTGAGTTCTGCGGCAAGAGTTTCAAGTGGCACAGTGCCTTGAAAGACCATAGAAATGTCCACACTGGGGAGAAGCCATACAGTTGTAGTTTGTGTGGGAAACACTTTAAATTCAGCCAGAGTGTGAAGTTCCACAAGAAACGTGTCCACGAAAAGAGTCGTCCTTACAAGTGCCATCTGTGTGACAAACACTTCAGTGTCTTGGCTAACTTGAAAATGCATCAAGTTTGCCATACTAGGGAGAGACGCTTCCTGTGTGATTTGTGTGGCAAGGCATTCGCATATCCCCAGAGCTTGGCTCTCCACAGGAGATCCCACATCGCAGAAAGGACACTGCAGTGCGACATCTGTAATAAGAAGTTCAAGCTGAAGAAACAGTTGATGTCACACAAACAGTATGCCCATATATCTGACAAAGTTCCGTGTGAAATCTGTGGGAAACTGTTCAGCAAGTTATACattgaaaaacacaaaattcaccatatgacagaaccccagcATGAATGTGATGAATGTGGAAAGAAATTTCGACTTCAAAAGGGGCTAAAGACGCACAAGCAGACAGTCCATAGCTCTGAAAGACCTTACGTCTGTGATATATGCCGCAGAAGCTTCAAAGATCGTTATCTCCTCAAGAAACATCAGCTGCTTCACTCAAGGCCTTATTCCTGTGGAGAGTGCAAACAGGGATTCAACACTTATGAAACACTGGAGAAGCACTTGAAGACGCACAAGCGCAAACACAGCTGCAAGAAATGCTTCCACAGTTTCAACAGAATGGATCTGTTGGAAAAGCATCTGAAAGTATGCACAGTTGTAGAGACAGAAGAGGTGTACCCCACAAGTATCAGCCAAGTTGCTGCACAGCTTGATCAACAGACTGTTGCACAAACCGCTCCGCAGACTGTGCCACAAACTGTTCCACAGACCGTTCCACAAACTGCTCAAAGCATACTGAATATCATTCAGACTGGAATGCAAGGGCAGGGTGATCAAACTCACACCATTATGATTCCAGTACACACAGATATAGATGTCATTGCAGCTGTAGCTAGTCTTCAGGAAGTTACCACATCAAACTAG
- the LOC139116154 gene encoding zinc finger protein 117-like encodes MEVSNPTTNQFTSVSVNSPSIIIHIAQGDSSHPKDGADKDKTNRLGLQADFLSWTFVEPAYNTSMLHQLNFMRSQGFLTDVKIIVEGRVFPCHKVILAGASEFFLSMFQSRPEADEVSVTQIAASTVELLLQYLYTGKIELTLDNFQALQTAAAFFRVPSLCKGCADFISMYSESVEAKIKSTQLIHRQQPPSEESSEKMLVSVKSEINDATVDQSNEKVHQEHGKVSDVSDVNNLEDDGSDETNSIGAYKCDTCGLTFRSKRALNKHTIFHGQPKVCVCKFCGKIFNSVKELGDHAYESHSSEKAYICQECGKSYVYPKSLKDHMKVHTGTDLYVCSECGKSFIRADYLREHSVCHTGVKPHKCDTCGKAYSYRRDLSRHKLTHLDECPFKCEECGKGFSSQDCFRQHKFTHTGQRPYVCDLCSKSFFYRGDLHRHKRQVHELASVEVTELKTKLMSKISRLQELKKLQKSVKKYECDECGQTFNRSDSLLGHKHKHTGKKRFACDFCDRQYVYKRDLVRHKSAHHPMSMLPSPDPSK; translated from the coding sequence ATGGAAGTTAGCAACCCTACCACCAATCAGTTCACTTCTGTCAGCGTCAACAGCCCGTCAATTATCATACACATTGCCCAGGGAGATTCCAGTCATCCCAAGGATGGTGCTGataaagacaaaacaaacaGGTTAGGCTTGCAAGCTGATTTTCTCAGCTGGACATTCGTTGAACCAGCATATAATACAAGCATGCTGCATCAGCTCAACTTTATGAGAAGCCAAGGCTTTCTTACTGACGTCAAAATCATTGTCGAGGGGAGGGTATTTCCATGCCATAAGGTGATTCTAGCCGGGGCAAGCGAGTTTTTCTTGTCGATGTTCCAGTCCAGGCCAGAGGCTGATGAAGTCTCAGTGACGCAAATAGCTGCATCCACCGTTGAGCTACTGTTGCAGTACCTGTACACCGGTAAGATTGAGCTGACGCTTGACAACTTCCAGGCTTTGCAGACTGCTGCTGCCTTCTTCAGAGTACCGTCTCTCTGTAAAGGATGCGCTGATTTCATAAGTATGTACTCTGAATCCGTGGAGGCCAAGATCAAAAGCACCCAGCTAATTCACAGACAACAGCCTCCTAGTGAAGAAAGCTCTGAGAAGATGTTGGTTTCTGTGAAAAGTGAAATCAATGATGCTACAGTTGATCAATCAAATGAGAAAGTACACCAGGAGCACGGAAAAGTGAGTGATGTTTCTGATGTCAACAACCTGGAGGACGATGGCAGTGATGAAACCAATTCCATAGGAGCGTACAAATGTGATACTTGCGGACTAACTTTCCGTAGCAAAAGAGCTCTAAACAAACATACCATCTTCCATGGACAGCCAAAAGTTTGCGTGTGTAAGTTTTgtgggaaaatatttaattcgGTCAAAGAGCTAGGAGACCATGCCTATGAGAGTCATTCATCAGAGAAAGCATACATCTGTCAAGAGTGTGGCAAATCATATGTGTATCCAAAGTCTTTGAAGGACCACATGAAAGTTCATACAGGCACAGATCTGTATGTGTGCTCAGAGTGTGGCAAAAGTTTCATTCGAGCAGACTACCTACGTGAACACTCTGTCTGTCATACAGGGGTGAAGCCACACAAGTGTGACACTTGTGGCAAGGCCTACAGCTACCGGCGCGATTTATCACGGCACAAGCTTACGCATCTCGATGAATGCCCCTTCAAGTGTGAAGAATGCGGAAAAGGTTTCTCGTCCCAAGATTGTTTTCGGCAACACAAGTTTACGCACACTGGTCAGCGCCCGTACGTTTGTGATCTGTGTTCCAAGAGCTTCTTTTATCGTGGTGACCTTCATCGGCATAAACGCCAAGTGCATGAATTGGCATCTGTAGAGGTAACAGAGCTAAAAACAAAACTGATGTCCAAAATATCCCGCCTTCAAGAACTGAAAAAGCTGCAGAAAagtgtgaaaaaatatgaatgtgATGAATGCGGACAAACCTTTAATCGTTCTGACAGTCTCTTAGGCCATAAACATAAACACACAGGAAAGAAACGGTTTGCTTGTGATTTCTGTGATAGACAATATGTTTATAAACGCGACTTAGTGCGACATAAATCAGCGCACCATCCAATGTCTATGCTTCCTTCACCAGACCCAAGTAAATAA
- the LOC139116152 gene encoding zinc finger and BTB domain-containing protein 24-like gives METEESAHYKVVAEDVKDGIAVLHEDASDGETANNHVEVGDFARNEQNSCDEGGDSGVQKDENVSTISLNMTESSWKYVASGHSRTILARFSKLREQSLLIDVIISVKKREFPCHKIILASCSDFFCEFFIQSAKKSPKQGSGKVETFVVNEIPMTTMEQFLEFAYTGTVYMNRKNVQNLQTAAEFFKVPLLARGCTEFIRNHMYTVTVSGDSAMGSLSSPTDINASIQDGQEVVNASSTNNGEECDLYICTQCNKTFRNKFILNLHMKCHSDEKNNSDLDSSESSVNVPSKKRLRDPNMHNYKCDICGRGYKYKHSLNEHKRKHDNKFICSRCGKSFGRKDHLENHEGIHLDRKPYSCPKCNGGFSSLKVMKRHVCRPR, from the coding sequence atggaaacagaGGAATCTGCTCATTACAAGGTGGTGGCGGAAGACGTCAAGGATGGCATAGCTGTACTTCATGAAGACGCCAGTGATGGAGAAACTGCCAACAATCATGTAGAAGTCGGAGACTTCGCTCGGAATGAACAAAACTCATGTGATGAAGGAGGCGACTCTGGTGTACAGAAGGATGAAAATGTCAGTACGATATCCCTCAATATGACTGAATCAAGCTGGAAGTACGTGGCATCAGGGCACTCCAGGACAATTCTTGCCCGGTTCTCCAAACTTAGGGAGCAGAGTCTCCTTATCGATGTGATTATTAGTGTGAAGAAGAGAGAGTTCCCCTGCCACAAAATTATCCTGGCAAGCTGCAGTGACTTCTTCTGTGAGTTCTTCATCCAGTCTGCCAAGAAGAGCCCCAAGCAGGGTAGTGGAAAAGTGGAAACGTTTGTGGTCAATGAAATCCCAATGACAACCATGGAGCAGTTCTTGGAGTTCGCATATACAGGAACTGTGTATATGAACAGGAAAAATGTACAGAATCTTCAAACTGCAGCAGAATTCTTCAAAGTACCGCTGCTTGCCAGAGGATGTACTGAGTTCATACGGAATCACATGTACACAGTCACTGTCAGCGGTGATTCAGCCATGGGCAGTTTGTCAAGTCCGACTGACATAAACGCATCAATTCAAGATGGTCAGGAAGTTGTTAATGCTTCAAGCACTAACAATGGTGAGGAGTGTGATTTGTACATATGCACACAGTGtaacaaaacattcagaaacaAATTTATTCTTAATCTGCACATGAAATGCCACTCCGATGAAAAGAACAACTCAGACTTGGACTCCAGCGAATCATCGGTCAATGTGCCTAGTAAAAAGCGGTTAAGGGACCCCAACATGCACAACTACAAATGTGATATCTGTGGCCGGGGATATAAGTACAAACACAGCCTGAATGAACACAAGAGAAAACATGACAACAAGTTCatttgttccagatgtggaaaATCTTTTGGAAGGAAGGATCACTTAGAGAACCATGAAGGAATACACCTTGACAGAAAACCATACTCCTGTCCCAAATGTAATGGCGGCTTCAGCAGTCTCAAGGTTATGAAAAGACATGTTTGTCGGCCGAGGTAG